The proteins below are encoded in one region of Peromyscus eremicus chromosome 10, PerEre_H2_v1, whole genome shotgun sequence:
- the Tug1 gene encoding taurine up-regulated 1, whose product EEALARPPPLPGLVGRRSGRAVDRAIGWRLFLLLWHPALGAQARPPRRAPGGRWRSRRVFLLVRRTRAAAYAFAIRRGVVRVVGGGGQLLRPAPGEAAGEAGVAGAGLEAWRHPSGPARTQLEGQEGAGGWLVVGFLLCLFLLMPP is encoded by the coding sequence GAAGAAGCCCTGGCGcgccctccccccctccccggtCTGGTAGGGCGAAGGAGCGGGCGTGCGGTCGATCGAGCGATCGGTTGGCggctcttcctcctgctctggcATCCAGCTCTTGGGGCGCAGGCCCGGCCGCCGCGGCGCGCGCCCGGTGGCCGCTGGCGCTCGCGCCGCGTCTTTCTTCTCGTACGCAGAACTCGGGCGGCGGCCTATGCGTTTGCGATTCGACGAGGAGTCGTCCGGGTGGTTGGCGGCGGGGGGCAGCTGCTCCGCCCCGCTCCCGGGGAGGCGGCGGGGGAGGCTGGGGTGGCCGGGGCCGGCCTGGAGGCCTGGCGCCACCCTTCCGGGCCTGCTAGGACCCAGTTGGAGGGACAGGAGGGAGCTGGAGGATGGTTGGTGGTGGGCTTTCTCCTTTGCCTTTTCCTGCTTATGCCACCTTAG